In a genomic window of Bacteroidales bacterium:
- a CDS encoding DegT/DnrJ/EryC1/StrS family aminotransferase, whose protein sequence is MEEIKMVDLYNQYLEIKQEIDEAIFSVIQKTSFVKGTEVTDFEKQLAHYLSVKNVISCGNGTDALQIALMALNLKPGDEIITTTFTFIATAEVIALLGLKPVLIDIDPRTFLIDVNQIKSKITPKTKAIIPVHLFGQCADMESIMNIAQQHNLYVIEDVAQALGCEYYFSNGQKAKAGTIGHIGCTSFFPSKNLGCFGDGGALYTQDDNLAMMIRSIANHGMTKRYYHDHIGVNSRLDSIQAAILSVKLKKLDQYHLKRQQAAAFYDKELGSLSWLQIPKRVTNSNHIFHQYSILLKEGIREPFKDYLQENKIPTMIYYPVPIHLQKAYAHFNFNIYDFKNANYVAQNIISLPMHTELSHEQLSYICQTIKNFKP, encoded by the coding sequence ATGGAAGAAATTAAAATGGTTGATTTATACAACCAATATCTCGAAATAAAACAAGAAATTGATGAAGCTATTTTTTCGGTTATTCAAAAAACATCGTTTGTAAAAGGAACCGAAGTAACCGATTTCGAAAAACAATTAGCTCATTATTTATCGGTTAAAAATGTCATTTCGTGTGGAAATGGTACCGATGCACTTCAAATTGCACTTATGGCGTTAAATTTAAAGCCAGGAGATGAAATTATTACTACTACTTTTACATTTATTGCTACAGCAGAAGTTATAGCCTTACTTGGACTTAAACCTGTTTTAATAGATATTGACCCTCGTACGTTTTTAATAGATGTAAATCAAATAAAATCAAAAATAACACCCAAAACAAAAGCAATTATCCCAGTTCACTTATTTGGTCAATGTGCCGATATGGAATCTATTATGAATATTGCACAACAACATAATCTTTATGTTATTGAAGATGTGGCTCAGGCATTGGGATGCGAATATTACTTTTCGAATGGACAAAAAGCTAAAGCTGGTACTATTGGGCATATAGGATGTACATCTTTTTTCCCATCTAAAAACTTAGGATGCTTTGGCGATGGAGGTGCGCTTTATACACAAGACGACAACTTAGCAATGATGATCCGATCGATTGCCAATCATGGAATGACGAAACGATATTACCACGACCATATTGGAGTTAATTCGCGACTCGATTCTATTCAGGCTGCTATTTTATCGGTAAAACTTAAAAAATTAGACCAATATCATCTTAAACGTCAACAAGCAGCAGCATTTTATGATAAAGAACTTGGAAGCTTATCGTGGCTTCAAATCCCCAAACGAGTAACTAACAGCAATCATATTTTTCATCAGTATAGCATTTTGTTAAAAGAAGGAATTCGTGAACCATTTAAAGATTATTTACAAGAAAACAAAATTCCCACCATGATATATTATCCTGTGCCTATTCACTTACAAAAAGCTTATGCACATTTTAATTTTAATATTTACGATTTCAAAAATGCAAACTATGTTGCCCAAAATATTATATCTCTACCTATGCACACCGAGTTAAGCCACGAACAATTGTCGTATATTTGCCAAACGATTAAAAATTTTAAACCTTAG
- a CDS encoding glutaminyl-peptide cyclotransferase, which produces MENKINQKLFFIAILIILAACNSKDTEKKTVNNDTNLVNVANSIQVNSPENGKVFSLGDKIKVIFNNLSLQNKDSISISINQKPFYRFDIDGGNIILNTDSLSLGRNSIQIELKTLHESKFAQLQVVLKAAHPPLEYTYKVIKSFPHDDKSYTQGLEFYNGIMYEGSGQYGESMLRRYKLETGQLLQSYNLPNNVFGEGIVIYKNKIYQLTWQSHIAYEYDLESFKLIRTFEFNTEGWGITKYNDLLVMSDGSNTLYFLNPETFTEVKRIEVYNHIGPVTYLNELENIGGKIYANVYQTDDIVIINPENGVVEGKINFKNLLNKNKVKRQVDVLNGIAYDFATKRMFVTGKYWPEIYQVEIMAKK; this is translated from the coding sequence ATGGAAAATAAAATAAATCAAAAGCTATTTTTTATAGCAATTTTAATTATATTAGCTGCATGCAATAGTAAAGATACAGAAAAAAAAACCGTTAATAACGACACAAATTTGGTAAATGTAGCTAATTCAATTCAAGTGAATAGCCCTGAAAACGGAAAAGTCTTTTCACTGGGCGATAAAATTAAAGTAATATTTAATAATTTAAGCCTTCAAAATAAAGATAGTATTAGTATTTCTATAAATCAAAAACCATTTTATAGGTTTGATATTGATGGGGGAAATATTATTTTAAATACCGATAGTCTTTCTTTAGGTCGTAACTCTATTCAAATAGAATTAAAAACTTTACACGAATCGAAGTTTGCTCAACTACAAGTCGTTTTAAAAGCAGCGCATCCACCCTTAGAATATACATACAAAGTTATAAAAAGTTTTCCACATGACGATAAATCGTACACTCAGGGGTTAGAGTTTTACAATGGTATTATGTACGAAGGAAGCGGTCAATATGGCGAGTCTATGTTGCGTCGTTATAAACTCGAAACAGGACAATTATTACAAAGCTATAATTTACCGAATAATGTTTTTGGCGAGGGGATTGTTATTTATAAAAATAAAATATACCAGCTTACTTGGCAGTCGCATATTGCATACGAATACGATTTAGAATCTTTTAAACTTATCAGAACATTTGAATTTAACACAGAAGGGTGGGGAATTACGAAATATAACGATTTATTAGTCATGAGCGATGGTTCTAACACACTATATTTTTTAAATCCTGAAACATTTACAGAAGTTAAACGCATAGAAGTATATAATCATATTGGACCTGTAACTTATTTAAACGAACTCGAAAATATTGGCGGAAAAATTTATGCAAATGTCTATCAAACCGATGATATAGTTATCATTAATCCAGAGAATGGAGTAGTAGAAGGGAAAATAAATTTTAAAAATCTTTTGAATAAAAATAAAGTTAAAAGACAAGTAGATGTATTAAATGGAATAGCATACGATTTTGCTACTAAGCGTATGTTTGTAACAGGTAAATATTGGCCTGAAATATATCAGGTAGAAATAATGGCAAAAAAATAG
- a CDS encoding cysteine--tRNA ligase — protein sequence MEHSLFIYNTLSRKKEQFIPIHSPHVGLYVCGPTVYGDPHLGHARPAVVFDVLFRYLKFLGYKVRYVRNITDVGHLENDADNGEDKIAKKARLEQLEPMEVVQYYTNRYHYFMDQMGVLRPNIEPHASGHIIEQQEWIQRIIDKGYAYESKGSIYFDVDKYAQKFHYGKLSGRKLEDLYATTRELDGQDEKRHPFDFALWKKAAPEHIMRWRSPWGEGFPGWHLECSVMSTKYLGEEFDIHGGGMDLMFPHHECEIAQSVAFNGKDSVRYWMHNNLITINGQKMGKSLGNFITLEELFTGNNKLLTQAFHPMVIRFFVLQAHYRGTLDFSNEALIAAEKGFLRLMEAYTILSKIKPASSSSFNMDVIRKKCFDALNDDLNTPIVLAQFFEIVKIINSAYQENEHLSKDDIEAIQKLYNDIIFNILGLEPLAHQSNNELLEKVITIILDERQQAKLRKDFETSDRIRNKLNEIGIEIKDTKNGTEWKIK from the coding sequence ATGGAGCATTCTTTGTTTATTTATAATACATTAAGTCGTAAAAAAGAACAATTTATACCTATTCATTCACCCCATGTTGGACTTTATGTTTGTGGACCAACGGTTTATGGGGATCCACATTTAGGTCATGCTCGTCCGGCTGTTGTTTTTGATGTATTGTTTAGATACCTAAAATTTTTAGGCTATAAAGTAAGATATGTACGCAACATAACCGATGTAGGGCATCTCGAAAATGATGCTGATAACGGTGAAGATAAAATAGCTAAAAAAGCACGCCTCGAGCAACTCGAACCCATGGAAGTGGTTCAATATTATACCAATCGATATCATTATTTTATGGATCAAATGGGTGTATTGCGTCCTAATATAGAACCCCATGCTTCGGGTCATATTATTGAACAACAGGAATGGATACAACGTATTATCGATAAGGGATATGCCTATGAATCGAAAGGGTCAATATATTTTGATGTTGACAAATATGCTCAAAAATTTCATTATGGTAAACTTTCGGGTCGTAAATTAGAAGATTTATATGCTACAACACGCGAATTAGATGGGCAAGATGAAAAGCGACATCCGTTCGATTTTGCATTGTGGAAAAAAGCAGCACCTGAGCATATTATGCGTTGGCGGTCGCCCTGGGGAGAAGGCTTCCCAGGTTGGCATCTCGAGTGTTCCGTTATGAGTACCAAATATTTAGGCGAAGAATTTGATATTCATGGAGGAGGCATGGATTTAATGTTTCCACACCACGAATGCGAAATAGCCCAAAGTGTTGCATTTAATGGCAAAGATTCGGTTCGTTATTGGATGCACAATAATCTTATCACTATCAATGGTCAAAAAATGGGTAAGTCGCTTGGAAATTTTATCACACTCGAAGAATTATTTACCGGTAATAATAAACTGCTTACTCAGGCTTTTCATCCTATGGTGATACGTTTCTTTGTGTTACAAGCACATTATAGAGGAACACTCGATTTTTCGAACGAAGCTTTGATTGCTGCAGAAAAAGGATTTTTGCGACTAATGGAAGCATACACTATTTTAAGCAAAATAAAACCAGCATCCTCGTCTTCATTTAACATGGATGTTATTCGAAAAAAATGTTTCGATGCACTTAATGATGATTTGAATACTCCTATTGTTTTAGCACAATTTTTTGAAATAGTAAAAATTATTAATTCGGCTTATCAAGAAAACGAACATTTAAGCAAAGATGATATCGAAGCTATTCAAAAATTATATAATGATATAATATTTAATATTTTAGGACTAGAGCCATTAGCCCATCAATCGAACAACGAATTATTAGAAAAAGTAATAACAATTATACTTGATGAGCGTCAACAAGCTAAACTTCGAAAAGATTTTGAAACCTCCGATCGTATTCGTAATAAGCTCAACGAAATAGGTATTGAAATTAAAGATACTAAAAATGGAACAGAATGGAAAATAAAATAA
- the mnmG gene encoding tRNA uridine-5-carboxymethylaminomethyl(34) synthesis enzyme MnmG, producing MLDLNYDIIVVGAGHAGSEAAAAAAHLGAKTLLITHDMTKIAQMSCNPAMGGIAKGQILREIDALGGVSGIITDLTTIQYRMLNRSKGPAMWSPRVQCDRALFSLEWRKYLENTDNLSFWQDDVIELLIENNKVRGVKTSIGVEFKAQAVVLTNGTFLNGLIYIGNFKTQGGRISEPASYRLTAQLSQLGFSVGRMKTGTPARLDGRTIDFSKLIEQPGDEIQDKFSFLPHIKTTLPQRSCYITYTNKQAHAILESAFDVAPLFNGTIQSIGPRYCPSIETKLVTFKDKDSHHLFIEPEGVNTHEYYVNGFSSSLPWNVQYEALRKIPGLEQVKLFRPGYAIEYDYFDPTQLFPSLETKLIDSLFFAGQINGTTGYEEAAAQGLMAGINAVQKIKNAEPIVLKRDEAYIGVLIDDLVTKGVDEPYRMFTSRAEYRILLRQDNADQRLTPLGYRLGLANKERYDLLQTKKLFTEQLVEFIKDYSVEPEQVNALLEQNQSAPLKQKVKLRDVLSRPQVNINALLALIKPMNNLVNAMPEEIRFHVLEQAEIAIKYAGYIEREQMMADKINKFENLKIPEHFDYHKLNSLSTEAREKLSKIKPSSIGQASRIPGVSPSDIHILLVYLGR from the coding sequence ATGCTAGATTTGAATTATGATATTATTGTGGTAGGAGCTGGTCATGCGGGTTCCGAAGCAGCCGCAGCAGCCGCTCATTTGGGAGCCAAAACGCTTCTGATTACTCACGACATGACTAAAATTGCACAAATGTCGTGCAACCCTGCTATGGGTGGCATAGCTAAAGGGCAAATATTACGCGAAATAGATGCTTTGGGTGGCGTATCTGGAATTATAACCGATTTAACTACCATTCAATATCGAATGCTCAACCGAAGTAAAGGACCAGCGATGTGGAGTCCACGCGTTCAATGCGACCGTGCACTCTTTTCGCTCGAATGGCGTAAATATTTAGAAAATACCGACAACCTTTCATTCTGGCAAGATGATGTCATAGAATTGCTTATCGAAAACAACAAAGTAAGAGGGGTAAAAACATCTATAGGTGTTGAATTTAAAGCACAAGCAGTTGTTTTAACAAATGGCACTTTTTTAAATGGTTTAATTTACATCGGTAATTTTAAAACCCAAGGAGGGCGTATTTCCGAGCCTGCTTCGTATAGATTGACAGCCCAACTCAGCCAATTGGGTTTTTCGGTTGGAAGAATGAAAACCGGTACTCCTGCCCGCCTCGATGGTAGAACCATCGATTTCTCAAAACTCATAGAACAACCCGGTGATGAAATTCAAGATAAATTCAGCTTTTTACCACATATAAAAACCACCCTTCCCCAACGCAGTTGTTATATTACATATACCAATAAACAAGCTCATGCCATACTAGAAAGTGCCTTTGATGTTGCACCCTTGTTTAATGGCACTATTCAAAGTATTGGTCCTCGTTACTGTCCTAGTATTGAAACAAAATTAGTAACTTTTAAAGATAAAGATAGTCATCATTTATTTATTGAGCCCGAAGGTGTAAATACACACGAATATTATGTCAATGGTTTTTCGAGTAGTTTACCATGGAATGTTCAATACGAAGCATTACGAAAAATCCCCGGATTAGAACAAGTAAAGTTATTTAGACCGGGTTATGCTATTGAATACGATTATTTCGACCCTACTCAATTATTCCCTAGTTTAGAGACAAAACTCATCGATTCACTTTTTTTTGCCGGACAAATCAATGGAACTACCGGTTACGAAGAAGCCGCTGCACAAGGATTAATGGCAGGCATCAACGCTGTACAAAAAATAAAAAATGCCGAACCTATTGTTTTAAAACGCGATGAAGCTTATATCGGTGTTCTTATTGACGATTTAGTAACCAAAGGCGTAGATGAACCCTACAGAATGTTTACTTCACGAGCAGAATATCGCATACTTCTGCGCCAAGACAATGCCGACCAACGCTTAACTCCCTTAGGTTATCGTTTAGGCTTAGCTAACAAAGAACGATACGATTTGCTTCAAACAAAAAAGCTATTTACCGAACAATTAGTTGAATTCATTAAAGACTATTCTGTTGAACCCGAACAAGTAAATGCATTATTGGAGCAAAATCAATCAGCACCACTTAAACAAAAAGTCAAACTTCGCGATGTGCTTAGCCGTCCTCAAGTTAACATCAACGCCCTTTTAGCTTTGATTAAACCTATGAATAACTTGGTAAATGCTATGCCCGAAGAAATACGCTTTCACGTACTTGAGCAAGCCGAAATTGCTATCAAATATGCCGGTTATATTGAACGCGAACAAATGATGGCAGATAAAATTAATAAATTTGAAAATTTGAAGATACCAGAACACTTTGATTACCATAAACTTAATTCACTTTCAACGGAGGCAAGAGAAAAACTATCTAAGATAAAACCCTCGTCTATTGGGCAAGCCTCAAGAATACCCGGAGTATCTCCTTCGGACATTCATATTTTATTAGTATATTTGGGTAGATAA
- the ade gene encoding adenine deaminase, translating to MNIIKGNIVDVINKRIFKGEVHFTDKIEKIVEKEVDDEQYILPGLVNAHVHIESSMLSPLAFSKYAIKHGTVAVVTDPHEIANVCGEAGLQYMIDNSKYSPLKIYFGVPSCVPATSFETSGAVLDSTAVEKLLASDDYIMLSEMMNFPGVAFDDPDVWTKINAAQKYNKPIDGHAPQLSGESLKKYVVDAGISTDHECSTLEEAIEKINLGMKIQIREGSAAKNFNTLRHLIDSHPDKIMFCTDDSHPDDLLEGHINTIVKQAWHLNYNYFNVLRAATLNPIQHYNLNVGLLRVGDYADFIVSDSKYLKNIKEVYINGKNALKANFSNNELKNINQWNPTILKEDDLKIFKTESKINVIGCIDGELLTKQLSYRYNDIFNIDGSLKYGFDKIVVINRYSEAKPVVGIIKNVNLQQGAFGGTIAHDSHNIIICGHNDHDILNIFNILNEHKGGIATSLNGNYFILPLPIGGLMTTEDALIVASKYNQLQSFTKEILGSTLKAPFMTLSFMALLVIPELKIGDKGMFNINKLQYVPLFE from the coding sequence ATGAATATTATTAAAGGAAATATAGTAGATGTAATAAACAAACGAATTTTCAAAGGCGAAGTTCACTTTACCGATAAAATTGAGAAAATCGTTGAAAAAGAAGTTGATGATGAACAATATATTTTACCCGGCTTAGTCAATGCACACGTTCACATCGAAAGTTCAATGCTATCACCTTTAGCATTTTCAAAATATGCCATTAAACATGGAACAGTGGCTGTTGTAACCGACCCGCATGAAATAGCAAATGTATGTGGCGAAGCTGGACTTCAATATATGATTGATAATTCGAAGTACAGTCCGTTGAAAATATATTTCGGGGTTCCATCGTGTGTACCTGCAACTTCTTTTGAAACATCTGGAGCAGTATTAGATAGCACGGCAGTTGAAAAATTATTAGCCAGCGATGATTATATTATGCTTAGCGAAATGATGAACTTTCCGGGTGTTGCTTTCGACGATCCTGATGTTTGGACTAAAATAAATGCAGCCCAAAAATACAATAAACCCATCGATGGACATGCTCCACAATTAAGTGGCGAAAGTTTAAAAAAATATGTTGTCGATGCAGGCATATCGACCGACCATGAATGTTCAACGCTCGAAGAAGCCATAGAAAAAATAAACCTTGGTATGAAAATTCAAATTCGTGAAGGAAGTGCTGCCAAAAATTTTAACACACTTCGTCATTTAATTGATTCTCATCCCGACAAAATCATGTTCTGTACAGACGATTCGCATCCAGACGATTTACTAGAAGGACATATAAACACTATCGTTAAACAAGCTTGGCATTTAAATTATAACTACTTTAATGTTCTACGTGCAGCAACATTAAACCCTATTCAACATTATAACCTAAATGTTGGATTACTTCGTGTAGGCGATTATGCTGATTTTATTGTATCAGATTCAAAATATTTAAAAAATATAAAAGAAGTATATATTAATGGCAAAAATGCTTTGAAAGCTAATTTTTCAAATAATGAACTAAAAAATATAAATCAATGGAATCCTACAATTTTAAAAGAAGATGATTTAAAAATTTTTAAAACCGAATCGAAAATTAATGTAATTGGTTGTATTGATGGAGAACTTTTAACAAAACAATTATCGTACAGGTATAACGATATATTTAATATTGATGGAAGTTTAAAATATGGTTTTGATAAAATTGTCGTTATAAATCGTTATTCAGAAGCAAAACCGGTTGTGGGAATTATTAAAAATGTAAATTTACAACAAGGAGCTTTTGGAGGTACTATTGCTCATGATAGCCACAATATTATAATTTGCGGACACAACGACCACGATATTTTAAATATATTCAATATTTTAAATGAACATAAAGGCGGAATAGCAACTTCATTAAATGGCAATTATTTTATTTTGCCGTTACCTATTGGAGGCTTAATGACAACAGAGGATGCTTTAATTGTAGCATCAAAATATAATCAATTACAATCTTTTACAAAAGAAATTTTAGGATCTACATTAAAAGCTCCATTTATGACACTTTCTTTTATGGCATTATTAGTAATTCCTGAATTGAAAATTGGCGATAAAGGCATGTTTAATATTAATAAATTACAATACGTTCCATTATTTGAATAA
- a CDS encoding excinuclease ABC subunit C: MKQLDNIKKQLEHIPHQPGVYKYLDQNNTILYVGKAKDLKKRVSSYWKNIEQASGKIKVLISKTVKIEYIITNSEADALLLENNLIKTLHPRYNILLKDDKTYPWIKVTNEEFPQIFKTRLYTNDGSQYFGPYPSVTLMYLLLDLIKKLFSIRSCKLPLTEDSISKNKFKECLEFHIGNCLAPCVGKQTKQDYNDKIQLALKILKGDLKPVRDFLYDKMKESADKLLFEQAAFFKNKLDLLDQYQSKSIIVNPKLHDIDVFSFDQKNNLYFINFIKIMHGSVVQSHNLTLSPQLNESKEEILWQGILHIRELFNSNSNEIVVPFNLNLNIKNIIFTVPKAGDKLKLLQLSFSNLTFFIHQYTLNKLKANYGNVNVRLLNQVKNDLKLQNIPVRMECFDNSHHQGDELVASCVVFINGKPAKSEYRHFKIKTVDIPDDFASMREVIFRRYKRLLEENKPLPHLIVIDGGKGQLSAALESLKILNITEKIEIISIAKKLEEIYKPNDSLPLYIDKRSETLKLIQRIRNEAHRFAISFHRQLKLNHSFSSILDEISGIGNTTKTKLLKQYTSIDKIAEASKEELVSLIGTKRANIVWNFFHKE, from the coding sequence GTGAAACAATTAGACAATATAAAAAAACAATTAGAACACATACCACACCAACCTGGTGTTTATAAATATTTGGATCAAAATAATACTATACTTTACGTTGGTAAGGCTAAAGATTTAAAGAAAAGAGTAAGTTCTTACTGGAAAAACATAGAACAAGCATCGGGAAAAATAAAAGTTTTAATTTCTAAAACTGTTAAAATTGAATATATAATTACAAACAGCGAAGCAGATGCTTTACTTTTAGAAAATAATTTAATTAAAACATTGCATCCGCGTTATAATATTTTGCTAAAAGACGATAAAACATATCCGTGGATTAAAGTAACGAATGAAGAATTTCCACAAATATTTAAAACAAGATTATATACTAACGATGGTTCGCAATATTTTGGACCGTATCCATCCGTAACATTAATGTATTTGCTACTGGATTTAATTAAAAAATTGTTTTCTATTCGCTCTTGTAAACTTCCATTGACTGAAGATAGTATTAGTAAAAATAAATTTAAAGAATGCCTAGAATTTCATATTGGTAATTGTTTAGCACCATGTGTAGGTAAACAAACGAAACAAGATTATAACGATAAAATTCAATTAGCATTAAAAATACTTAAGGGAGATTTAAAACCCGTTCGCGATTTTTTATATGATAAAATGAAAGAATCGGCTGATAAACTTTTATTTGAACAAGCTGCATTTTTTAAAAATAAATTAGACTTATTAGATCAATACCAATCAAAATCTATTATTGTTAATCCAAAACTTCATGATATTGATGTATTTAGTTTCGATCAAAAAAATAATCTTTATTTTATCAATTTTATAAAAATTATGCACGGCTCGGTCGTACAATCGCATAATTTGACACTTTCGCCACAATTAAACGAAAGTAAAGAAGAAATACTTTGGCAGGGAATTTTGCACATACGAGAATTATTTAATTCTAATTCAAACGAAATAGTTGTACCGTTTAATTTAAATCTAAATATTAAAAATATTATTTTTACTGTTCCTAAAGCTGGCGATAAATTAAAACTATTACAACTTTCGTTTTCAAATTTAACTTTCTTTATTCATCAATATACATTAAATAAACTTAAGGCAAATTATGGTAATGTAAATGTTCGTTTATTGAACCAAGTTAAAAACGATTTGAAATTGCAAAATATTCCGGTTCGTATGGAATGTTTTGATAATTCTCACCATCAAGGTGATGAATTAGTAGCATCGTGCGTTGTATTTATAAATGGTAAACCTGCTAAAAGCGAATATCGTCATTTTAAAATTAAAACTGTTGATATACCCGACGATTTTGCTTCTATGCGAGAAGTGATTTTCAGAAGATATAAACGACTTTTGGAAGAAAATAAACCACTACCTCATTTAATTGTTATCGATGGCGGAAAAGGACAATTATCTGCTGCATTAGAGTCTTTAAAAATATTAAATATAACAGAAAAAATTGAAATTATATCTATTGCAAAAAAATTGGAAGAAATTTATAAACCTAACGATAGTTTACCATTGTATATCGACAAGCGCTCAGAAACGTTAAAGTTAATTCAACGAATACGTAATGAAGCACATCGATTTGCAATATCGTTCCATCGTCAATTAAAATTGAACCATAGCTTTTCTTCAATATTAGACGAAATAAGTGGAATAGGAAATACAACGAAAACCAAACTTTTGAAACAATATACGTCTATTGATAAAATAGCTGAAGCTTCTAAAGAAGAACTTGTAAGTTTAATTGGTACTAAAAGAGCAAATATTGTATGGAATTTTTTTCATAAAGAATGA